TTGGAGCAATTAAAATGCTGAAAATAAGGATAATTTGGATGCAATTTTAATGGGCATTTAAAGGCTATTCGGGTGGGCAATCAGCAACAATTTTGGCAATAAATCCAAGCAAAATGCTGTTTTTTtccgtttttttttttgtatattttgataaataaaaaaattaaaatattttggtaaataaaaaaatttcataatattttattttatttttattttttataataatttagtaaaaaacccaaacattgaagataaaattcaagtagcaaataatatattaacttttttaaaatcaatatccTCTCTTAGCCCATTTACCTTTTGTCTTCTTTCCTATGCCCAGGCCCATTAGTTAATTTCAGCCCTAAACCCTATCTAtaccatttttgtttttcacaAAATCGCATCCAGCAAAACCCTAGTTCTCATGATTCAACTCTCTATATAATGTACGCTTTGGTGGCTCATAACACAACGTTGTAAGCTTCTTCGTCTCTCTTCTTCTATTGCTCTTAGCTGCTTCTTTTTTTCTAGGGTTACTCTCTTCGCTCCTCATTTATCACAGATCTATTCTTCGAGTTTTCAACTTTCTATTTTAACttcatataattttgttttcttttaaaagtgaTTATAGGGACGGTGACGATTTCTACAGATAGGTCTCGTTCGTCGTAAATGGCTGTTTTAATGGCCTTTGCCGACCATCCTGTTATATCACCACCCATATTCCGAGTCCccttcttttatttcaattttcgaaatatttatatattttttgttttaagtttttagcCTTAGTGATTCGGATTCAAAAAAATCGGCcgatgattaaatatttttttaatgacaAGCATATGTCTGAATTATTTCTTGTTGAAATTCCTAATCTTCTCTATGAGGCTGATTAatcgttttttaaaaattattttatgctcCTACttctgatttaaatttttaattgaatgttttatacAGTTGCCgatgatgaagaaaatggtataattgtaatttatgaaaattaatgatTACATAAATACCTCTACTGCCTTCCTTCTGaggtttttcattttaataattttttaaaaatagatagtATTGAAGTTTTTAAGAAGAGTGGTCAGGTGATGATTTAAAATGCATAGTTCAGCTGATAATCTCCATGATTATTAAAACTGTTTTAGTCTTTCGCTCCTATCTGATGACTGCTCTTTCcatcattaattttaatcaaattattttcattttctaaatttatttagtttttgaataattttggaCTGAAAAccgaataatttaattaattaattttaaaaattaaattaaattaattaaattttataatgtaaggattttccaatttaaaatttattgatattataatttttatccttaaatttataattatatttattttggtttgtgATTAGTGTTAATTTTATCGGATAGATTGAGAAATGATGTTATAATGGtaataaagggtaaaattaatcgacttgaaaatggttaaattgaaatttgggACAAAAATTAAGAGTTGAATGGATTTAGTTGgattaagtaatttttattttataattttatgaatattttatcttttataagcattttatactatttaaaaacattagaaCCCTAAACCTATGTGGGGATATTGAATGGTTGGAAAAGGCTCAGGCTTACTTATGAAAAGTAGTAATAGAGATTAATCAGTTCTATTTTGAGATAGAAGATGAAAAATCGAATTGTGATTAATCCaactattttgaaataattagaaaattacaaaaatgaaattgacTAACAAATATTGGGCCAATTATTCAAACAAATGAGATTGGGTTCGTTCCTTGATCAACATTGGGCCGATTGGGATTGAGACACGGCCAAACTCTTACGGGAGGCAACAATGGGAAACTCTCTACAATTGGTGAAAGCTTGACGAAGCAATGTCGCATGGAGGTGGAAGGGGCACTGGCTGTGGACTTGGTGATATATGGGAAATAAGCATATGAGTTTatctgcggttagtgtaaaaatagtgaTGGCGATGAGATTAGATATTATAACGATATTGTaatgtgagacaaaaagtaagttaaacgTATCGCACTGTACTCAATCGTCCGTCTAAACCTTTTCTAAATTTATCCTGGTAGCTGCAGTAAATGATTGaggtgattttttttgttatcaaATTTCAGTGCTTAAGGCTGAAAACTACCAAGATAAAAATATTCCTAAATAAACACTTTTTGAAGcaaaaaaaggattttttttccaggtaaaaaattgatcaaaaatatttttttggtaagttgaaaatcttaatttttctttaaaagatattttttaaaagttataatatgatataattttaaattgtcacattattaaatttatatatattttaaattttaagtaataatatggtacaattttaaaatattatataataaaatttttaatttttaagtttagaaatcaaatatttaaatattaaaagaaaattaccaaaattaattattgataagAAAAAGTCCATGTGCAAGTGCAACCTGTGtttacattttctaaatttttatttaatttgtagatatatGTAATCTATGAACTGGCTACTTATGGGTTTGTCTAATAattgttagggtttttttttttttggttaggtcaatttaattattagttgGGCTTAGTTTTTAATACTGAAAGTCCTAAGtcagctttttatttttatttttatgacattatttttagttttgtataaaatatgtatattgttTCTTTATTACGTGCCGCAATTTAGAGTTCTTTTGTTaactaatttttcataaatcGTAAAATGATGAATTATCCATTCcattatttatgataaaaataaataaaatatgttttggaaACCATGCATATGCTTCATAAATTCTTTGCCACCTGTGACTGTGACAATTACAGTATTGGAAACTCATAAAATACAATAAAGGGACCCAAGTGACATTACTTGTATTATTATTCTtagaatatgaatattttttaattttaaaataataatattgttgatGGTCAAAGTACAAGTTGGAGGAGGATAGTGGACGACCGAAGAGAGACTATTTACACTCTAAAATCAGAGTTGCGTTAGAAGTTTTTTTGAGagttggaattaaattatatatttttataataatgaaaatataattttattattttaatagtttatatttttatattttgagagttaaaatataattttattatttttaaattgtaaatgacttaaataaaaaaaaatcatcattttagtGGTTTGGTCATTCATCTTAAAGGGAAGAGAGATGGAAGAATGAGTGTCATTCTCTAATAGgttaatttatcattaaaagtGGTTCGATAATGTGGTCATTAAAGAGCAATTGACTTGAGTACCCTTGAACCTTAACGGAGTAACTCTTGTGGTGGCAAGTGATGGCAAGTAGATTTGATCGTGGCAGAGTATGTCTAGTTGGGTGATGTGATGAGGTGTTCTTGATTGAATATGCGtaataagtataaatttttatataaactacACCtaagttactaaattattagtaagttcaCATTTTGGTTATTTGCTTTCGAAACGTTACAtaattgttattgaattatgggtaaactacacctatggtcacttttgtttaccttaggttacatttcagtcacttatgtctgaaatgttacgttttagtcacttacgttatcgtgttgtaacattttagttactaagccgttaattgtcgttaatggtgtaatggtaagctgacatggcacgttaaattatcatttcaaacaaaaattttaggttaaattatacaattggtccccataatttttcattttgagcaatttaattcttttatgttcttttaactttctttctttctttttctttattttccattctcttctgcttctccctctgttttcctaccttctttatttcttttaacataccaggaagtcgaattggtagtgaagaaataagcatggtatgggtttatgggttttggttgTAGGCAAATGATGACAGTCGACTTCTTACTTCTTTTTTcactgccaattcgacttcctaatatgttaaaagaaatgggaaaagtatgaaaacagagggagaaataaaagagaatggaaaaaaagaggaaattttaaagaacaaaagaaaaaaaataaattacttaaaacgaaaaaatatggggatcaattgtataatttaacctaaaattttgtttgaaatgatgatttaacgtacacGTCActaccattacaccattaacgattTATTAATGGCTcattgactaaaatgttacaacatgataacgtaaatgactaaaacgtaacatttcaaacataagtgactaaaacgtaacctaaggtaaacaaaagtgaccatgggtgtagtttacccttgaattatttgaaagtttctatTTAAGTTACTAGATTgttaaaatcgttgttgtatAGCCTTTTTTGTTTGCATCATCAGAACTTCTCATTTCCCTTCTCTaccacaattcaatttttttgatgaaataactttgaatgCCATTAATTTATGAAccaatatttaaacaaaatttttctccAATCTTCAACACTGATTGTTAGATCAACTTGGATTTAAAGTATGTTATTCTACTCATCAATGGGTACTTATCCACCATGCTAATCATTGAATTATTGCTAGGCGCTCACTAgctaaaccatttttaaaagaaaaacttaacgGCTTGatagataatttaaataaaaattttctaatagttcaaggatcattttgtaatttttaaaaattgagtgactaaaatataggcttactaataatttagtgatgtTGAATATAGtttacttaatatatatttacttattttaatctTAATCATTGaagcttttttaattttacttattgtTGGGGTTATTGACAGCTTAAAAGTAGTTGGAGCAGCAGGTGGCCGGTGGCAACTGGGAAGCTTTACTTGTTGAATAAGAGAGGCTGGCAATTAGCATCACACGCACCACACTTATTATAAACATGGCAAAATCCTCCATGGACCACGTAaattatttgtcattttttttctttggataATATAACCCACCGCGAAAAATGGGGAGAAACCAATAATAATGcattatatctatatatagTCTAAAGTTAAGGAAAGgggaagatgaagaagaagatataCGCCGACCATTGTTAACGTTCTGAGTCGACGACCTTTTGACCCGGGAGGGAAAGCATTCTCATCGAACCCTCCCCACCCCTTTgactcttcttttttcttttgctttcttttgtttttcaaggATGAAGAGGCGTCATCAAGATCAACTCTCGAGACCTTCAAAGCCCACCACCATTCATGGGTTTGCTCAGTATGGGGATCTTGATGCCCTCCGCAAGCTTCTCAACGACAACCCTTCTCTTCTCAACGAGAGAAACCCTGTCGTAtgatccattttcttttttttatcgcTTTTTTTTAGTAGTTTGTAAATGGACGAAATTTCTCCTCTGTTTTTCAGCTTTagttttggttgaattttgatgttttaagaTCAATGGGTTACTTGCATTTCGTTTCTTTCTAAAAGAGTGTTGGGTCTCTTTAGTTTTTATCAACAGATTTAATCTCTAGCAGCCTCACCAGATCTAGCAGCCACTtgggctcaattttcttttaatttcatttaggtactaaaaaaatgttttggcatagatctattcatttttttattgttaaagttTTGTATATGTGTGAAGATTTATATGTATGTGCTTTACAGAAAAATGTAGAGTTCATGTGACATAGATTTTACCTTATATATGAAGTTATGAATTATGGGTGAACAATGCTGGTCCCTGGGGCAAGCATAAGTTTTCTTGATCATTCATTGATATGCAAAATTTAACCTACATTCTAAGATTGCCATGAAAAATTATGGTGATAGAAAGGGCATTTCATAAGATGTTGACCATAAATAGAACATAATCCATAAACAGCTTGTGAGGCGATTTCCGATGTTGGATGAAGCTATCCTTGCCCTTCTCTGTTTGACTTAATATGCTTCTGCTTTATTTGCTTGTAACTAAAGCTTTTgccaattttattctttttgttttctttagtcGTGTCTTGATTGTACGTCATGGACTTgtaatttcaagcttcaaacACTGAACTTTAATGGGGAATTTATTCTGGCTTAGTCTTCGGTCTATTGATTTCATTTGGTTAAAATTGCAGATGGCGCAAACACCATTACATGTATCCGCCGGATATGATAGGGTTGATATAGTTAAATTTTTGCTTGACTGGCAAGGACCCGAAAAAATTGAGATGGAGGCAAAGAATATGGTAGGTAAACGATTTTCTAATTctccactatttttttttcagtgTTGATATTTTCCTCTGAAAATCGGATTCCTCGTTCTGAGTTGTATATGTTGACTTTTGCAGTACGGGGAAACTCCATTGCATATGGCAGCCAAGAATGGGTGTAATGAAGCTGCACGGTTGCTCCTTGTTCACGGTGCTTTCATTGAAGCCAAAGCTAATGTGATTTTTCTTGTCTCATTGTTTCTGGTTTTATCGTTGTATGTGATTAGAATCGGATGGAAAGGTTTACTTCTTCCGTGTTATTTATGCAGAATGGGATGACACCGTTACACCTTGCTGTTTGGCACACAATTCGATCCGATGACTATGCAACTGTTAAGACACTACTCGAGTACAATGCCGATTGCAGTGCTGAGGACAATGTAATATTTGTTGCATTTATTTGGTTCCTTCCATTCTTGCTTTGATATACTGACTCGTGATAGTGTTGGTTTACCATTTGCATTACAGGAGGGTATGACTCCGATAAAACATCTTTCGAAGGGCCCCGGAAGTGAGAAGTTAAGTGAGTTGTTCCATTGGCATCTTGAAGAGCAGCGAAAGAGAAGAGCACTCGAAGCATGTGGTGAAACAAAGGCTAAGATGAGTGAACTTGAAAACGAACTGTTGAATATCGTGGGCTTAAATGAGCTGAAAGTACAACTTCGGAAATGGGCAAAGGGGATGCTCTTGGATGAAAGACGCAGGGCGCTTGGATTGAAAGTTGGTGCTAGAAGACCACCTCATATGGCATTCCTTGGCAATCCCGGAACCGGTAAATGCAATTGGATCATATTATATGTCTTGATATAGATTACTTGTCTTTTGGTTTTATACTTTGTAGGATGTTTGGTAAGTATGAATGACAAGATGATTATATGGCCAACAGGTAAAACCATGGTAGCTCGAATTCTCGGGAAATTACTTCATATGGTTGGAATTCTACCTACAGACAAGGTAACAGAAGTGCAACGGACTGATTTAGTCGGTGAATTTGTCGGACATACTGGGCCAAAAACGAGGAGAAAGGTGCTTCCTTGTCCCTTTCCTTGACCGCAGATTATCATGCTTGCTTGAATGAACTAATTTATGGCTGTTCATATGCAGATCCAAGAAGCAGAGGGAGGAATCCTTTTCGTTGATGAAGCATATCGGTTAATACCGATGCAAAAGGCTGATGACAAAGACTATGGTTTGGAGGCCTTGGAAGAGATAATGTCAGTAATGGACAGCGGAAAAATTGTAGTCATATTCGCTGGGTATAGTGAACCGATGAAGCGTGTAATTGCTTCTAATGAAGGGTTCTGCAGAAGAGTaacaaaatttttccattttagtgaCTTCAACTCAGAAGAACTCGCCAAGATCCTCCATATCAAGATGAACCACCAAACGGAAGAGAGTTTGTTATACGGATTCAAGTTGCATAGTTCTTGCAGTGTAGATGCAATAGCAAGACTAATAGAGAAAGAAACAACGGAAAAGCAGCGTAAGGAGATGAATGGAGGTTTAGTCGATCCGATGCTAGTTAATGCTAGGGAGAACCTTGATCTTAGGCTTGATTTCAACTGTATAAACGCAGACGAACTGCGTACCATAACCTTAGAAGATCTCGAAGCAGGCATTCAGCTTTTAACACCATAAAACAAGGGTTGAATCTTGGCCTTACAAGCATTTGTGTTTTATCATATACATTGGTGAAAGCTTGATGGGGATCTCATCGAATTGAAAATTAGATATGTTTCGTTCATTATATTCTTTTCCGAGTATCGGTATCGGTTAGTTTCGAGTACTGGTGAAATCCCAGAATCTGGTTGGTGATTTATAAAGTCATACATATATGTGTTTCTTCCCTTAAAAGGGCATTCTTTTTTTAGGTCATGTTATAGGAGGGAGTATTCATTTGTAAATCTCATTTTCCAGCATCTCTGGATGAATGCTTGATTTTATCTTCTTAAAGGAATTCATATTCATTGAGGTCATGCTAATGCTAATTATTATGGTCGTTGGtagtttttgataaaatttgttaacttatttttttttattttccatcaatCATGACATGTCACGTAATGGCAGCTTAATCAATAAgtcaaattaacaaattttgacaaaaatattttgattttattgattgaattgaaaattttaaatcaaagtAGTTGAAaagcttaaattttaattttttcaagtacaaggactaaatctcaaatttggtCAAAGTATAGGATTAACTCTTTTCAATCCACTTTAGATAACAAATATGGGTTAAATTACCTGGAAGGTCCCTATATTATAggaatttgatcaaattagtttctctattattaaatgggtcaatttagtccctatactattaaaaagaataaaataagttcaaatcgtaacaaaattaacatttactGTATAAAATAtgtctttaaaattattttttcatttgcaattcaattacaaaaaagatttcatttatagaacaacaaaaattttaaaaacattaaacctgttaaataataaataatattttttaaacagtaaatattaattatattcgaACTTGCCTTTAtctgattctttttaataatacaacggctaaattaattcatttaatagtaTAGGGGCTAATTTGATCAGGTCCCTATAATAGAGGGACCTCTCAAGCACTTTCACCCAAATATGGTTATATGGCTGTGAATAATTAGCCCACCGAACCCAATTTGTCGAACCGTACCAAGGAAGCCTTTGAGCAGAACCGGACCAGAAGTGGATGCAGTAACTGACACTGATACAGTCATGACAAAATCAAAGTTAAACACTTCAACTACGATAAAGCATTTCCATGTTTTGCTTATCAGCGTCTAAAAACTCGCCACCATATCTTTCCTTGAGGTCTACACTATTCTTGTTACCAAACAACCCCGCTAATCGGCGGTTATCCCCGCCACTGCTCGCTCCGCCGGTTCTTTGCTTGCGGTGACGCCTCGGAAGCGGTTCTCTCTATCTGTTGGTCGTCGAATTTCGAAACTTCTTCACCATGGCTGGCGCTGAGGATTTTGTTAAAGGAAATGTCTATCCCAACGGCGTCGCAATCATTACTCTCGACCGTCCCAAAGCCCTCAACGCCATGAATTTAGGTCTCTTTCGTTGTTTCTCCTTCATTTACATTTcaatttctcctcttttttctattactattttaattggTTCTTGTTTGAgctaaaatattaacatttgcttgaaatcaattgaattcgagttgactttttttttctcgATTCTGAAGTTACAAAAATTATCCTTGATAATGTCAAGATGATATATTATGGAGTATGTTGCTCCAATTATTAAAGTACTCATGTTCTTGTTTTAATTCGCTCTTGTTTGAGCTAGAATGTTAACATTTGCttgaaatcaaattgaattcgagttaaatatttttttgttcttgcTCGATTCTGAAGCTACAAAATTTATCCTTGATAATTTAAAGATGATATGTTATTCGTCTTTATTGAAGTACTCATGCTCgctgattgagtcttagctcagAAGGAACCATTGCTATTGCAACAATTAGGAGGACTTGGTTCGTGCTTAAGTGtggatttagaaaaaaaaaaaaaagtactcATGTTGTCGGATACGATTTCAGGCATACCTTTGTTGTACATCGGATAAAACTGTCAGAAATAGTTAAGGTAAAAGAACAAAAGTAAGCCAAGGTTCAAGAATTTTACGGCATTAATATTGGAGGAGAATAATATAATTTGGATATGAGTTTAAGAAGAATCTATTTTTTATACACAAATTTAGCACtttttaagaaataatggaCAATTTTGTTTGTGTAATTTTGCTATCTCGTGACATTTtctttgtattatatatataagttaatgGTTTGAGGATTAGTTTTGTTGATATGACAGCgagtatattttgataaatgcaGATATGGATGTCAAGTACaaacaaattcttgaagaatggGAATCGGATCCAAAGGTCAAATGTGTTCTGGTTGAGGGCAGCTCATCGCGTGCGTTTTGTGCAGGTACTTGAAGTATTAAGCCTTCTTCTTTGGTTGGGAAAAGATACTTGTAAATAgcattttgtgtttgtaatgAAAAATGCGTATAGATATCATTGTAGGCTATGTTTCGTTTTGCTACTGTTAAGGGAGTTTTTGGGGCTAACCATTCACTGGTATCACAGGAATGGATATTAAAGGTGTTGTTGCTGAAATCCAAAAGGACAGAAACACACCTCTTGTGccaaaggtttttctttttcccttccgTCTGTAAATGCATACTATCTAACCTGCAAACTTGCTGTGCTAATTTGTTTTCTctctgtttttttgtttttttttaatttttggttcaatGTTGCGTTCTTTACTTAAATTAAAGCACTCAATGCTTCTCTCATTGATAACTTAGATCCTGGCTTAGAGGTCAGTGATGTATAGCACATTACAAACAAAAATACATGCATTCTCAAATATGATTCAGGTTGAATTATATACCATCTTAATCACAAACGTTTTCAATTTGCTAAAATCAAGCCAACACACAAGACGTCTGTTATGTTGGTCCAAACTTGGAATAAACTCTTGCTGTGACTATGATACAATTAACCTTCCAAAAACCTTTATGATTGCTCATATCAGTGACAATAAAGAACTATCCTTCTCCTTTTTctggaaaaaggaaaatgagtcCGATTTTACTTGCATGCTTCTCAGTTTGAAACCCTCACCCATTTTCTATGTTCTTTTTTCTCTTAGTACTAATTGCATGCAATTTTGATATCCCATGTGAACACAAACATTCGAGATGGTTGGGATCAAATAGTTGAGAGAGAAGGGAAAGGAAATCTTTGACCGCGCATGTAATACAACTTGTataatgtattaataattttgcCTCAATTGGTTATCAGATGAAATTAACTCCGCATGTTGCATATTACCATGCCATCTGAAGTTAATATCTTtatcttttgttctttttccagGTCTTCACCGCAGAGTATTCTCTAATATGCAAAATTTCTGAGTACAAGAAGCCTTATATATCATTCATGGATGGCATAACAATGGGCTTTGGAATTGGCCTATCTGGCCATGGTCGCTACAGAGTGATAACTGAGGTGCAAACTAATCTCCTTGCtgtgttgagaaatatttgtcttgcattttaaattataatatcttTCTCAATTTCTCTCTCTAATGTTGTACTCTTCGATATATCTGGCTCAGAGGACTGTTCTTGCTATGCCAGAAAATGGAATTGGTTTGTTTCCTGATGTTGGGTTTTCATATATAGCAGCACAAACACCAGGAGGGGGTTCTGTTGGTATGTTTCTTTTACTCTAAACCAAGCTCCAAGAGTTGCAAAAATGGTTTGTGATAGGAAGCTAAAAGTTAAACGAGAAGCAGTGGGTTGAAGTTGG
The nucleotide sequence above comes from Gossypium raimondii isolate GPD5lz chromosome 13, ASM2569854v1, whole genome shotgun sequence. Encoded proteins:
- the LOC105783534 gene encoding protein CfxQ homolog isoform X1, with the translated sequence MKRRHQDQLSRPSKPTTIHGFAQYGDLDALRKLLNDNPSLLNERNPVMAQTPLHVSAGYDRVDIVKFLLDWQGPEKIEMEAKNMYGETPLHMAAKNGCNEAARLLLVHGAFIEAKANNGMTPLHLAVWHTIRSDDYATVKTLLEYNADCSAEDNEGMTPIKHLSKGPGSEKLSELFHWHLEEQRKRRALEACGETKAKMSELENELLNIVGLNELKVQLRKWAKGMLLDERRRALGLKVGARRPPHMAFLGNPGTGKTMVARILGKLLHMVGILPTDKVTEVQRTDLVGEFVGHTGPKTRRKIQEAEGGILFVDEAYRLIPMQKADDKDYGLEALEEIMSVMDSGKIVVIFAGYSEPMKRVIASNEGFCRRVTKFFHFSDFNSEELAKILHIKMNHQTEESLLYGFKLHSSCSVDAIARLIEKETTEKQRKEMNGGLVDPMLVNARENLDLRLDFNCINADELRTITLEDLEAGIQLLTP
- the LOC105783534 gene encoding protein CfxQ homolog isoform X2, encoding MAAKNGCNEAARLLLVHGAFIEAKANNGMTPLHLAVWHTIRSDDYATVKTLLEYNADCSAEDNEGMTPIKHLSKGPGSEKLSELFHWHLEEQRKRRALEACGETKAKMSELENELLNIVGLNELKVQLRKWAKGMLLDERRRALGLKVGARRPPHMAFLGNPGTGKTMVARILGKLLHMVGILPTDKVTEVQRTDLVGEFVGHTGPKTRRKIQEAEGGILFVDEAYRLIPMQKADDKDYGLEALEEIMSVMDSGKIVVIFAGYSEPMKRVIASNEGFCRRVTKFFHFSDFNSEELAKILHIKMNHQTEESLLYGFKLHSSCSVDAIARLIEKETTEKQRKEMNGGLVDPMLVNARENLDLRLDFNCINADELRTITLEDLEAGIQLLTP